One Candidatus Peregrinibacteria bacterium DNA segment encodes these proteins:
- a CDS encoding type II toxin-antitoxin system mRNA interferase toxin, RelE/StbE family, with product MKIVFKKSFTKQYAKLNQSKRLSVDGTIRVFARDPKTPELKNHALKGKLTGKRALSVGFDLRIVFKVDGDYVLVEMLAVGSHNQVY from the coding sequence ATGAAGATTGTTTTCAAAAAATCGTTCACCAAACAGTACGCAAAACTGAATCAGAGCAAAAGGTTGTCGGTGGATGGAACCATTCGTGTCTTTGCCCGTGACCCCAAAACACCTGAACTTAAAAACCACGCATTGAAGGGGAAGTTGACTGGAAAGCGAGCTCTTTCAGTTGGCTTTGATTTGCGAATCGTTTTTAAAGTTGATGGAGATTATGTACTTGTGGAGATGCTTGCTGTCGGGAGCCACAATCAGGTTTACTGA